From one Ooceraea biroi isolate clonal line C1 chromosome 7, Obir_v5.4, whole genome shotgun sequence genomic stretch:
- the LOC105286574 gene encoding lysoplasmalogenase-like protein TMEM86A, whose translation MSSPTQVIKSIGPKLVPFFKSVSVYFVLLAEQPSLLAACLKCLPIISLIVFIILHGISLSKEYAFSRRILTGLVFSCIGDALLVWPNCFTAGMCMFAIAQIMYIIAFGFEPLNLTLGAILYMSCSVVIYALMPGLNGVLAIGVPIYTVLLTTMAWRAISRVQLFGELWTWTKLCSCIGSICFVISDTLLGFHYFHSPLPYSQVSIMLTYYAAQLGIALSAVDSKPSSNNNRVPASKD comes from the exons ATGTCATCGCCTACACAAGTG ATAAAAAGTATTGGGCCAAAATTGGTACCGTTTTTTAAAAGTGTCTCGGTATATTTTGTGTTACTCGCTGAACAGCCGTCTCTGCTGGCGGCGTGTTTAAAATGCTTGCCGATAATAAGTCTCATTGTTTTCATCATCTTGCATGGAATAAGTTTGTCGAAAGA ATATGCTTTCTCCCGGCGCATATTAACAGGATTAGTGTTTAGTTGTATAGGCGACGCACTGCTAGTATGGCCTAATTGTTTCACCGCGGGGATGTGTATGTTCGCTATCGCGCAAATCATGTACATAATCGCATTCGGATTCGAACCCCTCAATTTAACGCTCGGGGCGATACTGTACATGTCTTGTTCAGTTG TCATATATGCTCTGATGCCTGGGCTGAACGGAGTTCTAGCAATAGGAGTGCCAATCTACACAGTATTACTTACTACCATGGCATGGAGAGCCATATCAAGAGTACAATTATTTGGG GAGTTATGGACATGGACTAAGCTCTGCAGTTGCATTGGAAGCATTTGTTTCGTCATATCTGACACTTTACTCGGATTTCATTATTTCCACAGTCCATTACCATATTCTCAG gtGTCTATCATGTTAACATATTACGCGGCACAATTAGGTATAGCTCTGAGTGCGGTAGACTCCAAACCCagcagtaataataatagagtGCCTGCCAGTAAAGATTGA
- the LOC105286577 gene encoding uncharacterized protein LOC105286577, with protein sequence MADRVNSKLNSLLASYKKWIVTNPQVLSEIEAAVRCLSYLGVGQFGKSSLTVELIYSMPNLIVLCNDLLMYRSKCEHLKIPQFESKIKIWLTVVEYVETLLEVSGKKLGGTKGKWLIVVVIQLFKTVSRLLLLYVYKERLTKSPATPPLNREKFNNVIDGAQLQEGFKLKRSGTVVRSIKHSVPIEMRTWRALPCNMDENENLTKSQKSEMSLKLAETIYIVKPLLHLGCMYVTNQKPWPPWILSLIVDLVSLNTFTRCAEKALFTKEEKEELVRRRLGLLLYLLRSPFYDKYSRTKIYAMLDAISNSVPLAHLLANAIKKNLPYMQNMYFYMWSPTGLIATGQTCTCFLGLTCPSGYTGGIDTRIVNNGLGCPAGYVLCCRSGGGGGSGGGLNDASCGIRKIPSTPQPQGRAPYGAYPWQVAILNANTNEYIGGGALISTTHVLTAAHKVATLSASAIKVRLGEWDSAATTEPYPYKEFLIQRITTHPGYNSGNLVNDIAVLKLNGVVETADSPNINTVCLTSTPPTPGRRCWVAGWGKNAFGNSGSYQSILKEVEVPVLTQEGCQTALRRTRLGSNFVLDGSFLCAGGEPGKDACTGDGGSPLVCLGANGRFEAIGLVTWGIGCADSGVPGVYTNVYNYLSWIRQVAT encoded by the exons atgGCGGATAGAGTTAATTCCAAGTTGAACAGTCTGCTGGCGTCCTACAAGAAATGGATCGTGACAAATCCGCAAGTGCTATCAGAAATCGAGGCTGCCGTCAGATGTTTGTCTTACCTCGGTGTTG GACAATTCGGCAAATCAAGTTTGACTGTAGAGCTAATTTACTCTATGCCAAATTTGATCGTGCTCTGCAATGATTTGCTTATGTACAGGAGTAAGTGCGAGCACCTGAAGATACCTCAGTTTGAgtcaaaaatcaaaatttggcTGACCGTGGTGGAATACGTCGAGACATTGCTCGAAGTGTCGGGCAAGAAGTTAGGGGGGACGAAGGGAAAGTGGTTAATAGTAGTggttatacaattatttaa AACCGTGTCGCGACTGTTACTCCTCTACGTGTACAAGGAACGCCTCACAAAGAGTCCTGCGACACCGCCGCTTAATAGAGAGAAGTTCAATAATGTCATTGACGGTGCGCAGTTGCAGGAGGGATTTAAGTTGAAAAGATCGGGCACCGTTGTCAGAAGTATAAAACATTCGGTTCCCATAGAAATGCGGACGTGGAGAGCGTTGCCTTGTAACATGGATGAGAATGAAAACCTGACCAAGAGTCAGAAGTCCGAGATGAGTCTCAAGCTAGCCGAG ACTATTTACATAGTAAAACCGTTGCTGCATCTTGGATGCATGTATGTTACCAATCAAAAACCTTGGCCACCGTGGATATTGTCACTTATTGTCGATTTAGTCAG TCTAAATACATTTACTCGCTGTGCCGAGAAGGCATTATTCACtaaggaagagaaggaagagcTCGTGCGCCGAAGATTAGGTTTACTGTTGTATCTTCTGAGGTCGCCGTTTTACGACAAGTACAGCCGTACCAAGATATACGCAATGCTCGACGCGATATCGAATTCCGTACCTCTCGCACACTTACTGGCGAATGCTATTAAGAAGAACTTGCCGTATATGCAGAACATGTATTTTTACATGTGGTCGC CTACTGGTTTAATTGCTACGGGTCAAACGTGTACATGCTTTCTTGGCCTTACCTGTCCTAGTGGCTATACTGGTGGTATTGATACCAGAATCgtgaataat GGTTTAGGTTGTCCTGCTGGGTATGTACTCTGTTGTAGAtctggtggtggtggtggtagtggtggtggttTAAATGACGCTTCCTGTGGTATCCGAAAAATCCCATCTACTCCGCAACCACAAGGACGAGCCCCTTACGGTGCATATCCCTGGCAAGTGGCGATTTTGAATGCCAACACTAATGAATATATCGGAGGTGGAGCGCTCATCAGCACAACGCATGTCCTTACCGCTGCTCATAAAGTAGCCACTTTATC aGCCAGTGCGATCAAAGTAAGACTAGGTGAATGGGATTCCGCAGCTACCACCGAACCTTATCCGTACAAGGAGTTCTTGATCCAAAGAATTACTACGCACCCCGGATATAATTCGGGCAATCTTGTGAATGACATCGCGGTGCTTAAACTGAATGGGGTGGTTGAGACCGCGGATAGTCCCAACATTAATACAGTATGTCTTACATCTACACCACCTACACCGGGAAGAAG GTGTTGGGTAGCGGGCTGGGGAAAGAACGCCTTTGGAAACAGTGGAAGCTACCAAAGTATCTTGAAGGAAGTAGAGGTTCCTGTGCTGACTCAAGAAGGTTGCCAAACGGCTCTTCGAAGAACAAGACTCGGCAGTAATTTCGTTCTGGACGGCAGCTTTCTATGTGCTGGAGGGGAACCAGGCAAAGATGCGTGCACC GGCGATGGAGGCTCACCGCTGGTATGTCTGGGTGCTAACGGACGCTTTGAAGCTATCGGGCTGGTAACATGGGGCATAGGCTGCGCAGATTCAGGAGTGCCTGGTGTCTACACTAATGTGTATAACTATCTTTCCTGGATCAGGCAAGTGGCAACGTAA
- the LOC105286579 gene encoding zinc transporter 1, translated as MGRYTGRKCRLLTMLWLTALFFLVEIIVGYVTNSMALVADSFHMLSDVAALVVAFLSVKMSPKKWSKNTFGWARAEVLGALVNAVFLVALCFSIIVEAIKRFIEVEEIHQAKLLVGVGVLGLLVNVIGLCLFHEHGSAHGHSHGKSRSHNRLSTLVGTDDNENDEAYRASTPQVKRAHGHTHDASQMNMRGVFLHVLSDALGSVIVIVSALIVWLTKWKYRFYIDPALSLLLVILILRSVWPLLHESALILLQTVPTHIQVDAIQQRLLENVDGVLAVHEFHVWQLAGDRIIASAHIRCRNLSEYMKIAEQVKEFFHNEGIHSTTIQPEFIDYHSNSEIKETPTEDCVLDCPKTDKPCNHATCCGPSKQGRETPSPGETPYMCRQRNSLARSTASIGGTEQQEVNEMERGHLLSLPASHPNSFHSVQVPHPHVINAPTV; from the exons ATGGGTCGTTACACAGGGAGAAAATGTCGTCTTTTGACAATGTTATGGCTGACAGCCTTATTCTTTTTAGTAGAAATAATAGTCGGTTATGTAACCAACTCGATGGCTTTAGTAGCTGACAGTTTTCACATGTTATCGGATGTAGCTGCTTTGGTAGTAGCTTTCCTTTCGGTTAAG ATGTCACCGAAGAAATGGTCCAAGAATACTTTTGGTTGGGCTCGGGCCGAAGTGTTAGGAGCATTGGTAAATGCTGTGTTCTTGGTCGCTTTGTGTTTTAGTATTATTGTGGAGGCAATTAAGAGATTTATCGAAGTAGAAGAAATACACCAAGCTAAACTGCTTGTAGGAGTCGGAGTACTCGGTTTATTGGTGAATGTGATAGGTTTATGTTTATTCCATG AACACGGAAGCGCTCATGGTCACTCGCACGGTAAATCTCGAAGCCATAATAGACTGAGCACTTTAGTAGGTACGGATGACAATGAAAATGACGAAGCTTACAGAGCTTCGACACCGCAGGTGAAAAGGGCGCATGGTCATACCCATGACGCGAGTCAAATGAACATGCGAGGTGTATTTCTTCACGTTCTGTCCGACGCATTGGGATCTGTTATCGTGATTGTGTCTGCTCTGATTGTGTGGCTTACAAAGTGGAAGTACAg ATTTTACATCGATCCTGCGCTATCGCTCTTATTAGTCATCCTTATCCTGCGTTCGGTTTGGCCGTTACTTCACGAATCAGCTTTAATTCTCTTGCAAACTGTGCCAACACATATTCAG GTCGATGCTATACAACAGCGTTTGTTAGAGAACGTAGACGGAGTATTAGCTGTACATGAGTTTCATGTTTGGCAATTAGCGGGCGATCGTATTATAGCTAGCGCGCACATAAGATGTAGGAATCTGTCGGAATACATGAAAATTGCCGAACAAGTGAAGGAGTTTTTCCACAATGAGGGCATACACTCTACGACCATTCAACCGGAATTTATTGAC tatCACTCTAATAGCGAAATTAAGGAAACTCCCACGGAGGATTGCGTGTTGGATTGTCCAAAGACTGATAAACCTTGCAATCACGCGACATGCTGCGGTCCTTCCAAGCAA GGTCGTGAGACTCCCTCACCTGGAGAGACGCCATACATGTGCCGACAGCGTAACAGCCTGGCACGCTCGACTGCCTCCATAGGAGGAACGGAACAGCAAGAAGTGAATGAAATGGAACGTGGACACTTGCTATCACTGCCCGCCTCGCATCCAAATTCGTTCCATTCCGTCCAAGTTCCCCACCCTCACGTTATCAATGCACCGACCGTTTGA
- the LOC105286582 gene encoding cyclin-dependent kinase 14 isoform X2, giving the protein MREKKGGALSRVQKLKKRLSHSFGRLSISKEEADDTATRGQLPYNGYSEEFLDRLEPNGNIPVDKDRRYEWTGVGDHERVHRQLSVSSDSKLLDEDIREEARVILRPRRPPRPKSEVFLGPDPPSRRTKRFSAFGGDSPFGKSEAYIKLEQLGEGSYATVFRGYSHLTSQTVALKEIRLQEEEGTPFTAIREASLLKELKHSNIVTLHDIIHTRETLTFVFEYVHTDLSQYMEKHGTGNGGLDPRNVKLFLFQLLRGLAYCHRRRVLHRDVKPQNLLISEIGELKLADFGLARAKSVPSHTYSNEVVTLWYRPPDVLLGSTEYSTSLDMWGVGCIFVEMLTGEPTFPGVRCTYDQLDKIFKVLGTPTEETWPGVTHLPAYKAHRLLFYPPRKLGLSFPRLYDIADGDSMASSLLQLNPDQRIGAEEALQHPYFASLPRKLYELPDEVSIFSVEGCHLYTNSRHGCADSRHTALKT; this is encoded by the exons ATGCGAGAAAAGAAAGGTGGTGCTCTCAGTAGAGTGCAAAAGCTAAAAAAACGCCTTAGTCACAGTTTTGGACGACTTT CTATATCAAAAGAAGAGGCTGATGACACAGCAACCAGAGGCCAGTTGCCGTACAATGGCTATTCTGAGGAGTTCCTAGATCGCTTGGAACCTAATGGCAACATACCGGTGGATAAAGATCGCCGCTATG AATGGACAGGTGTCGGCGACCACGAGAGAGTGCATCGGCAGCTTTCAGTTTCTAGCGATTCCAAGCTTCTCGACGAAGACATACGGGAAGAAGCTAGGGTAATCCTACGGCCTCGACGCCCGCCGCGGCCAAAATCGGAGGTTTTTCTCGGACCGGACCCACCATCTAGAAGAACTAAAAGATTCTCCGCCTTTGGG GGAGATTCGCCGTTTGGTAAATCCGAGGCTTATATAAAGTTGGAGCAATTGGGAGAGGGATCATACGCCACAGTGTTCAGAGGCTACAGTCATCTTACCAGTCAGACGGTGGCTCTTAAAGAAATTAGACTACAAGAGGAGGAGGGAACACCGTTTACTGCCATTCGAGAGGCAAGTCTCCTGAAGGAGCTGAAACATAGCAATATCGTAACCCTGCACGATATCATTCATACCCGCGAGACGCTCACCTTCGTATTCGAGTACGTTCATACCGATCTCTCGCAATACATGGAGAAACATGGAACCGGTAACGGGGGGCTGGATCCGCGCAACGTCAAGTTGTTTCTCTTTCAACTGCTGAGAGGGCTGGCGTACTGCCATCGCAG GAGGGTTCTGCACAGAGACGTGAAGCCgcagaatttattaatcagCGAGATAGGAGAGCTGAAATTGGCAGACTTTGGGCTGGCAAGGGCCAAATCCGTGCCATCGCATACATACTCAAACGAAGTCGTGACCCTATGGTACAGACCGCCCGACGTTCTTTTAGGTTCCACAGAGTACTCCACCTCGCTCGACATGTGGGGAGTAGGTTGTATATTTGTGGAGATGTTAACCGGCGAACCGACATTCCCAGGTGTACGCTGCACGTACGACCAACTCGATAAGATATTTAAAGTGCTGGGCACACCCACCGAGGAGACCTGGCCCGGTGTCACGCATCTGCCCGCGTACAAAGCACACAGACTGTTATTTTATCCGCCGCGGAAGTTGGGGCTCTCGTTTCCGCGGCTCTACGACATCGCCGACGGCGATAGTATGGCGTCGTCGCTCCTGCAGCTGAATCCCGATCAGCGGATAGGAGCCGAAGAGGCATTACAACACCCCTACTTTGCCTCTCTCCCTAGGAAACTATATGAATTACCTGACG AAGTGTCTATATTCAGCGTAGAAGGTTGTCACTTGTATACAAATTCGAGGCACGGGTGCGCGGACTCGCGTCACACGGCTCTCAAGACTTGA
- the LOC105286582 gene encoding cyclin-dependent kinase 14 isoform X1, giving the protein MYCQDKGSTASKSKEGPVTMREKKGGALSRVQKLKKRLSHSFGRLSISKEEADDTATRGQLPYNGYSEEFLDRLEPNGNIPVDKDRRYEWTGVGDHERVHRQLSVSSDSKLLDEDIREEARVILRPRRPPRPKSEVFLGPDPPSRRTKRFSAFGGDSPFGKSEAYIKLEQLGEGSYATVFRGYSHLTSQTVALKEIRLQEEEGTPFTAIREASLLKELKHSNIVTLHDIIHTRETLTFVFEYVHTDLSQYMEKHGTGNGGLDPRNVKLFLFQLLRGLAYCHRRRVLHRDVKPQNLLISEIGELKLADFGLARAKSVPSHTYSNEVVTLWYRPPDVLLGSTEYSTSLDMWGVGCIFVEMLTGEPTFPGVRCTYDQLDKIFKVLGTPTEETWPGVTHLPAYKAHRLLFYPPRKLGLSFPRLYDIADGDSMASSLLQLNPDQRIGAEEALQHPYFASLPRKLYELPDEVSIFSVEGCHLYTNSRHGCADSRHTALKT; this is encoded by the exons ATGTACTGTCAAGACAAGGGTTCGACCGCCTCCAAGAGCAAAGAGG gGCCTGTAACAATGCGAGAAAAGAAAGGTGGTGCTCTCAGTAGAGTGCAAAAGCTAAAAAAACGCCTTAGTCACAGTTTTGGACGACTTT CTATATCAAAAGAAGAGGCTGATGACACAGCAACCAGAGGCCAGTTGCCGTACAATGGCTATTCTGAGGAGTTCCTAGATCGCTTGGAACCTAATGGCAACATACCGGTGGATAAAGATCGCCGCTATG AATGGACAGGTGTCGGCGACCACGAGAGAGTGCATCGGCAGCTTTCAGTTTCTAGCGATTCCAAGCTTCTCGACGAAGACATACGGGAAGAAGCTAGGGTAATCCTACGGCCTCGACGCCCGCCGCGGCCAAAATCGGAGGTTTTTCTCGGACCGGACCCACCATCTAGAAGAACTAAAAGATTCTCCGCCTTTGGG GGAGATTCGCCGTTTGGTAAATCCGAGGCTTATATAAAGTTGGAGCAATTGGGAGAGGGATCATACGCCACAGTGTTCAGAGGCTACAGTCATCTTACCAGTCAGACGGTGGCTCTTAAAGAAATTAGACTACAAGAGGAGGAGGGAACACCGTTTACTGCCATTCGAGAGGCAAGTCTCCTGAAGGAGCTGAAACATAGCAATATCGTAACCCTGCACGATATCATTCATACCCGCGAGACGCTCACCTTCGTATTCGAGTACGTTCATACCGATCTCTCGCAATACATGGAGAAACATGGAACCGGTAACGGGGGGCTGGATCCGCGCAACGTCAAGTTGTTTCTCTTTCAACTGCTGAGAGGGCTGGCGTACTGCCATCGCAG GAGGGTTCTGCACAGAGACGTGAAGCCgcagaatttattaatcagCGAGATAGGAGAGCTGAAATTGGCAGACTTTGGGCTGGCAAGGGCCAAATCCGTGCCATCGCATACATACTCAAACGAAGTCGTGACCCTATGGTACAGACCGCCCGACGTTCTTTTAGGTTCCACAGAGTACTCCACCTCGCTCGACATGTGGGGAGTAGGTTGTATATTTGTGGAGATGTTAACCGGCGAACCGACATTCCCAGGTGTACGCTGCACGTACGACCAACTCGATAAGATATTTAAAGTGCTGGGCACACCCACCGAGGAGACCTGGCCCGGTGTCACGCATCTGCCCGCGTACAAAGCACACAGACTGTTATTTTATCCGCCGCGGAAGTTGGGGCTCTCGTTTCCGCGGCTCTACGACATCGCCGACGGCGATAGTATGGCGTCGTCGCTCCTGCAGCTGAATCCCGATCAGCGGATAGGAGCCGAAGAGGCATTACAACACCCCTACTTTGCCTCTCTCCCTAGGAAACTATATGAATTACCTGACG AAGTGTCTATATTCAGCGTAGAAGGTTGTCACTTGTATACAAATTCGAGGCACGGGTGCGCGGACTCGCGTCACACGGCTCTCAAGACTTGA
- the LOC105286569 gene encoding uncharacterized protein LOC105286569 isoform X1 — protein MSFMGKVVLITGASSGIGAATAVHLAQLGASLSIHGRNMDNLNKVAEQCGKSKTFVVTGELTNESDVKNIIDSTVKHYGKLDILVNNAGILETGTIESTSVEQYDRVFNINVRSVYHLTALAVPHLIKTKGNIVNVSSVTGLRSFPGCLAYCMSKGAVDQFTRCIALELAEKQVRVNSVNPGVIVTNLHERSGMNKEQLAAFFDHSKGTHALGRTGDVKEIAKTIAFLASDDASFITGATLPVDGGRHAMCPR, from the exons ATGTCTTTCATGGGGAAGGTTGTCCTGATAACAGGAGCCAGCTCGGGAATTGGAGCTGCGACGGCTGTCCACTTGGCTCAACTTGGTGCCTCATTGTCGATACATGGGCGCAATATGGATAATTTAAACAAAGTAGCTGAACAGTGCGGGAAATCTAAGACGTTTGTCGTGACGGGAGAGCTGACTAATGAGAGCGACGTGAAGAATATCATTGATTCTACGGTCAAGCATTATGGCAAATTAGATATTCTAGTTAACAATGCCGGTATTCTGGAGACTGGTACCATAGAGTCCACAAGTGTGGAGCAGTACGACAG AGTCTTCAACATAAACGTTCGCTCAGTGTATCACCTGACAGCACTAGCGGTGCCACATCTGATCAAGACAAAGGGCAATATCGTCAACGTTTCCAGTGTAACCGGATTGCGATCTTTCCCAGGTTGCTTAGCGTATTGCATGAGCAAAGGAGCTGTGGATCAATTTACACGCTGCATCGCTCTGGAATTAGCAGAAAAGCAG GTGCGAGTAAACTCTGTAAATCCTGGAGTCATAGTAACGAATCTTCACGAGAGAAGCGGCATGAACAAGGAGCAGCTGGCCGCCTTTTTCGATCATAGCAAAGGAACACACGCCCTGGGAAGAACGGGCGATGTTAAGGAAATCGCGAAAACCATCGCTTTCTTGGCGAGCGATGACGCCAGCTTCATCACAGGCGCCACATTGCCGGTGGATGGAGGTAGGCACGCCATGTGTCCGCGTTAA